The Gloeobacter violaceus PCC 7421 DNA window GGGCGAGGTGCGCGAACGGCGCCACCAACGTCGCCAGCCGCTCTACAGCAAGCCCGAGTTACTGGCGACGGCTCCCAATCAACTGTGGAGTTGGGATATCACCAAGCTCAAAGGACCACAAAAAGCTCAGCATTATCATCTGTATGTGTTGCTGGATGTCTACAGTCGCTGCGTGGTCGGCTGGCTGGTGGCAGCGCAGGAATCGGCAGAGCTTGCTGAACAGTTGATTGCCCAAAGCTCTACCAGGGAAGGAATAGCCCGTGACCAGCTGACGATTCACTCCGAGCGAGGAGCGGCGATGACCAGTCGCACTGTGGCGGTGTTGTTGTCGGACCTGGGTATTACCAAAAGCCATTCGCGTCCGCACGTCAGCAACGACAACCCCTACAGTGAATCCCAGTTCAAGACCATGAAGTACCAGGGTCGTTGCCCCAACGACCCCCAGCCGCAATTTCCTGAGCGCTTCGGTTCGCTGGAAGATGCCCGTGCTTTTTGTCAGCGCTTTTTCGCCTGGTACAACCATGAGCATTGCCATTCGGGGATCGGGCTGATGCCACCTGCGAGCCTGCACACGGGCGAAGCGCACCAACGACAAGAACGACGACGGCAGGTGTTGGCGGCGGCCTATACCCAGCATCCAGACCGCTTCGTCCGCAAGATCCCCGAGCCGCCGGCCCTGCCCGAGGCGGTGTGGATCAACAAGCCCAAAGATAGCAGTACAGCTTCCTCAGCGGAAACTCAGCCGAGCTGCTCTGTGCCAGATTCAGAAAGTCGTCTCTAACCTATTGACACATTCCGAAGTCAGCCAGAAGGGCCTCTATCGATGGAGCCCTCAGGTTCTACGGGCCAACCTGCGCGGACACTTTACTCGTCTTGCCCTCAATTGGCTGACTCGCAACGATGCCGAAAAATTGACCGTTTACATCTTTGGTGGACTTGGCTGCCCCGCCAGATTGACACTGGCAAGTTTTCTCACCCGTCGCTATATGAGTGTTCATCCAAGCGGCATCTATACCAATGTTTCAGCAGAGAGCGTTTTTGAGACCTGGACGATCCGCCTGCAAGCCAATACCCTCAAACCGCTGATCACCGACCTGCTCGAACTGGCCAGCCGTATCGGTGGCCTTGGCCCCGGCTGGCGCAGACCACCCCACCCCATGAACAGCTTCAATGGCTACCGGGGGAGCCAATTCTCCGTTCAGCCAAGCACGCCCGAGCTTGGCCTGCATGCCTTGATCGACAGGCTCCACGAGCAAATCCGACAGTTGGCCCACGAATACCAATTGTCACTCAAGCCCACAACCCAGCATGACCTTGGCAGTTTTGTGTCGATCTGGAGGGGCGAAGCGAACCAGTGGTGGGATCTTGTACACGGTGTCTGCAGTTCCAACGCAGAGGGTCGTCCAGCTTGGTGTGGGGATTCTCAACATCGACCATCAGGCTATTCTGTCCGCCAGCACGCTGACCATAGCCTGATCACCGTCTTCGACCCAGACAAATCCATCAAAAACACACTGCAAGAGCTTGAATTCAAACGCATCTGGCCAACGGTGTAATCCTGACGGCTTACTCGTGTCGGCTACGTCAATTACTTTCGGAAGTTGGACGGCCGCACGGAGTAAAAGTTCAAGTCCTGCTTGATTTGCAAAATTCTGATATATAAATCAAGCAGGACTTGAACCCTCTGCTGGTTTAGTAATTGGAGAAACTGCATAATTAAATTATGCAAAATCCTCATTTTCTAAACTAATGAACAGTGTCAAGTCCTGTAAATCCCTTGAAAGCTGCCTACCGGAGGGGCAGGTTGTCGATCGCGCCTGGCTGGAGGCAAGGGGATTCGACCGCCCACGGGTGGATAGTTATTTGCGATCCGAGGCATTGCAGAGGGTGGCGCAGGGAGCCTATCGAAGGCCCGGGCCACCGCTCAAGTGGGAGCATATCGTCTACTCCCTGCAGGGGTTGGGGTACGCGGTGCACGTGGGTGGGCGTAGCGCACTGGAACTGCAAGGGCTGGCCCATTACCTACCCATGCGGGGCGTGCAACGGATCGCATTATACGGGGACAAGGTACCCACCTGGCTGGAGAAGCTGGATGCTCCATATCGGTTCGAGCACCACCGGCCGAAGCTGTTTGCCAAGATACCTGAGCACGCCGTGACTACCCGATCCTTTGGGCACTGGGACTGGCCTGTCCGCTACAGCACACCGGAACTGGCGTTGTTGGAGCTGCTGGCCGAGGTAAGCGATGAGGCGGACTTTCAGGTGGCGGACAAATTCTTCGAGTCGGCGGCTACCCTGCGGCCCGACTTGATCCGGGCATTGTTGCTGGCCTGCACCAATGTAAAGGCCAAACGGCTCTTTCTCTGGTTCGCTGCCCGTCACAGCCATGCCTGGCAGCAAGCGCTCGATACCCAGGGTGTGGACCTGGGAAGCGGCAAGCGCATGATTGTCAAAGGCGGTGCATTCGACAAGTGCTTTGAAATCACGGTGCCGAGAGAGATGGCGGATGGAGCCGAACAACCCTTTTTCTAGGCAAGTCCGTCTACTGGTGAGCTTATTGCC harbors:
- a CDS encoding IS3 family transposase (programmed frameshift), translating into MPSSDSPTANGFGKTDTEVRPQPERRHFSAEYKLKILEETDKASQPGQMGSIRRREGLYSSLIAEWRKQRKQATLQALKDQPAGPKSSADTGLKAENARLQKHVQQLHNQLKRAELLLEIQKKGVRAAGSRPEPDPQQRRTWNPLNAVAKQLVDQYHPQAVAEALDLNRASVYRFAKPADKPKPKKPHPAPPRSLQAQEKQQVLSVLRSERFVDQSPRQIYATLLDEGTYLCSYRTMYRLLAEAGEVRERRHQRRQPLYSKPELLATAPNQLWSWDITKLKGPQKAQHYHLYVLLDVYSRCVVGWLVAAQESAELAEQLIAQSSTREGIARDQLTIHSERGAAMTSRTVAVLLSDLGITKSHSRPHVSNDNPYSESQFKTMKYQGRCPNDPQPQFPERFGSLEDARAFCQRFFAWYNHEHCHSGIGLMPPASLHTGEAHQRQERRRQVLAAAYTQHPDRFVRKIPEPPALPEAVWINKPKDSSTASSAETQPSCSVPDSESRL
- a CDS encoding type IV toxin-antitoxin system AbiEi family antitoxin domain-containing protein yields the protein MNSVKSCKSLESCLPEGQVVDRAWLEARGFDRPRVDSYLRSEALQRVAQGAYRRPGPPLKWEHIVYSLQGLGYAVHVGGRSALELQGLAHYLPMRGVQRIALYGDKVPTWLEKLDAPYRFEHHRPKLFAKIPEHAVTTRSFGHWDWPVRYSTPELALLELLAEVSDEADFQVADKFFESAATLRPDLIRALLLACTNVKAKRLFLWFAARHSHAWQQALDTQGVDLGSGKRMIVKGGAFDKCFEITVPREMADGAEQPFF